One Oscillospiraceae bacterium DNA segment encodes these proteins:
- a CDS encoding carbohydrate kinase, with protein sequence MFPMILGGLDVGTTGCKIALYNEKAEYLTTYYKEYDIIRKNGQHEIDFNDVKNGVLSLLKQAVAEYQIDALGVTSFGETFAMLDEDDNILAPSMLYTDPRGEEECKLMCDTLGKEHLAMITGVEPHSLYSFPKILWWKHNKPELYQKCKHILLGEDFIVYTLTGNAQTDYSLAARTGMFDIENLCYYEEGFEKLGVDISLMSKAVPTGSIAGKVKEELKKELGISYDITIVNGGHDQIGGMIGARIFSTDSAMDGTGTVECIPVMLNEKPQNPGIYKCGYSIVPYLNGSYACYALSYTGGATLKWFRDNFAELENKQAEEQGKNVYAELDKAAPVGPTGILVLPHFSGAATPYMDNDSKAAFVGVTLETSKYDLYKALMEGTSYEMLLNFNTMKEMTGQIQEIRATGGGATSDLWLQIKADILNTDITALDCKEVGSAGTVAMTGVAMGVWNTLEEAVDKLVAVRKIFHPNPETAKEYQKHYLKYENLYKAIKSL encoded by the coding sequence ATGTTTCCTATGATTTTAGGCGGCTTAGACGTGGGTACCACCGGTTGTAAAATCGCGTTGTACAACGAGAAAGCAGAATATTTGACCACTTACTATAAAGAATATGACATCATCCGTAAAAACGGTCAACACGAAATTGATTTTAACGACGTGAAAAACGGGGTATTATCCCTGCTAAAACAGGCAGTAGCCGAATATCAGATTGACGCATTGGGCGTTACCAGCTTTGGGGAAACCTTTGCAATGCTGGATGAGGACGACAATATTTTAGCGCCCTCGATGCTTTATACCGACCCCAGAGGAGAAGAAGAATGCAAACTGATGTGCGATACTCTGGGAAAAGAACACTTAGCGATGATTACCGGGGTAGAACCCCATTCCCTTTACAGTTTCCCCAAAATTTTATGGTGGAAACACAATAAGCCTGAGCTTTACCAAAAATGTAAACACATTTTACTGGGCGAAGATTTCATTGTATACACCTTGACGGGCAATGCACAGACCGACTATTCGTTGGCAGCCCGTACCGGAATGTTTGATATTGAAAACCTTTGCTACTACGAAGAAGGTTTTGAAAAACTGGGAGTAGATATCTCTTTAATGTCCAAAGCAGTTCCCACAGGTTCTATTGCAGGCAAAGTGAAAGAGGAACTGAAAAAAGAACTGGGCATTTCTTATGATATCACCATTGTAAACGGCGGTCACGACCAGATTGGCGGAATGATTGGTGCAAGAATTTTCTCCACCGATTCTGCTATGGACGGCACCGGTACCGTGGAATGTATTCCCGTTATGTTAAATGAAAAACCGCAGAATCCGGGCATTTACAAATGCGGATATTCCATTGTTCCTTATCTGAACGGCAGCTATGCTTGTTATGCACTTTCCTACACAGGCGGCGCAACCTTAAAATGGTTCCGTGATAATTTTGCGGAATTAGAAAACAAGCAGGCAGAAGAACAAGGCAAAAACGTGTATGCCGAATTGGACAAGGCTGCACCGGTGGGCCCCACAGGCATTTTGGTGCTTCCCCATTTTTCAGGAGCAGCAACTCCCTATATGGATAACGATTCCAAAGCCGCATTTGTGGGCGTTACTTTGGAAACTTCCAAATATGACTTATACAAAGCCTTAATGGAAGGCACTTCTTATGAAATGCTCTTAAACTTCAACACCATGAAGGAAATGACAGGCCAGATTCAGGAAATTCGTGCAACAGGCGGCGGCGCAACCTCCGACTTATGGCTGCAGATTAAAGCAGATATCTTAAACACCGATATCACCGCGTTAGACTGCAAAGAAGTTGGTTCTGCAGGCACCGTGGCAATGACAGGGGTTGCAATGGGCGTTTGGAACACCTTAGAAGAAGCGGTTGACAAACTGGTAGCAGTGCGCAAAATCTTCCACCCCAACCCCGAAACCGCAAAAGAATATCAAAAACACTACTTAAAATACGAAAATCTTTACAAAGCGATAAAATCCTTATAA
- a CDS encoding helix-turn-helix domain-containing protein: MLNINQVNLYKIFRDFYTLTNMRVVLFSKEQEQLMEYPSTRHNFCDLICKSGHWAKQCENCDRKNVQICSREQKTVKYLCHLGLWECIVPIYDDNGIIGYVMFGQVLPDGEADVTRKQLAKQFAEEDFPGISEAIQKIPAKSKAELSACITVLQSLAAYMLSNQWVTPQKSEFIRHMDKFIEKNLEKNIGVEDICAEFHIRRTRLYSVAKDYLGCPIAEYIRKQKIQHACRLLLETDESVNQIAYRVGFYDYGHFSRIFRDIKGRTATEYRKSHRQR; the protein is encoded by the coding sequence ATGTTAAATATCAATCAGGTAAACTTATATAAAATATTCCGTGATTTTTACACCCTCACCAATATGCGGGTGGTTTTGTTCAGTAAAGAGCAGGAGCAGCTGATGGAGTATCCCTCCACCCGTCATAATTTTTGTGATTTGATTTGCAAAAGTGGTCATTGGGCCAAACAGTGTGAAAACTGTGACAGAAAAAACGTGCAAATCTGTTCCCGAGAGCAGAAGACAGTAAAATACCTTTGCCATCTTGGGCTTTGGGAATGTATTGTGCCCATCTATGATGACAACGGTATTATCGGATATGTGATGTTTGGGCAGGTGCTTCCCGACGGGGAAGCAGATGTTACCAGAAAACAGTTGGCAAAACAGTTTGCGGAAGAGGATTTTCCCGGGATTTCGGAGGCAATCCAAAAAATTCCTGCCAAATCCAAGGCGGAGCTTTCTGCCTGTATCACGGTGTTGCAGTCGTTGGCGGCATATATGCTGTCCAACCAGTGGGTCACTCCTCAAAAATCTGAATTTATCCGTCATATGGACAAATTCATTGAAAAAAATTTGGAAAAAAATATCGGTGTGGAGGATATCTGTGCCGAATTTCATATCCGAAGAACTCGTCTTTACAGCGTGGCAAAGGACTATTTGGGATGCCCCATTGCCGAGTATATCCGCAAGCAAAAAATTCAGCATGCTTGCCGTTTGCTTTTAGAAACCGACGAATCGGTAAATCAGATTGCCTATCGGGTTGGCTTTTACGATTACGGTCATTTCTCCCGTATTTTTCGGGATATTAAAGGAAGGACCGCCACCGAATATCGCAAATCCCATCGGCAAAGATAG
- a CDS encoding TrkA family potassium uptake protein, which translates to MKLHKSYAVFGLGRYGKAVVRELLENGASVLAVDYNQKTVDALADEIPLVKCADATDPAVIKQLGISEFDVVVIAMAENFEASVMATLLCKEQGVERVIVKCANEAHRAILMKLGADEVVIPESESGIRLAKNLVSSGFVDIAEISEDISVLEISVKKEWVGKTLLELELRKKYNMNVVALKKEGVTDISFRPDTVLESGTQMIVIADKNTLSRMK; encoded by the coding sequence ATGAAACTTCATAAAAGCTATGCAGTGTTTGGATTAGGAAGATATGGTAAGGCGGTTGTCAGAGAGTTATTGGAGAACGGAGCATCTGTTTTGGCGGTGGATTATAACCAGAAAACGGTGGATGCATTAGCCGATGAAATTCCCTTGGTCAAATGTGCTGATGCTACTGATCCCGCTGTGATAAAACAGCTTGGAATTTCCGAGTTCGATGTGGTGGTAATTGCCATGGCGGAAAATTTCGAGGCAAGTGTAATGGCAACTCTTTTGTGTAAAGAACAAGGAGTGGAAAGGGTGATTGTAAAATGTGCCAATGAGGCTCATCGTGCCATTTTAATGAAATTGGGGGCAGATGAAGTGGTAATTCCCGAATCAGAATCAGGAATTCGTTTGGCAAAAAATTTGGTTTCCTCCGGCTTTGTGGATATTGCGGAGATTTCGGAAGATATTTCTGTGCTGGAAATATCCGTAAAAAAAGAATGGGTTGGCAAAACATTGTTGGAATTGGAACTTCGTAAAAAGTATAATATGAATGTGGTTGCCCTAAAAAAAGAGGGGGTAACCGATATTTCATTCCGTCCCGATACAGTGCTTGAGAGTGGCACACAGATGATTGTGATTGCCGATAAAAACACCTTATCCCGTATGAAGTAG
- a CDS encoding potassium transporter KtrB: MKKRKKTFSSVQIILLGFFGLVLLGSFVLSLPISSQNGQPVPYIDALFTATTSVCVTGLVTVPTAFAWSVFGQAVILVLIQIGGLGVVTVMAAFMISLKKKMGMDDRILISDSFNLSSMDGIAVFVKKVLALTFTIEGIGALLYMTVFIPEFGLTGIWFGIFHSVSAFCNAGIDLLGSASLCPYVLNPVVNFTTMFLIISGGLGFVVWFDIFENLRHKRRRGIRFLSLHSKIVLSVTTVLLIGGGIVYFLLECNNPLTIGNYSFGEKAMVSLFQSVTTRTAGFATIPQENLTGGSSFLSLLLMFVGGSPAGTAGGVKTVTLFVLFMTTLAVIRSKRTVDVFHRQISLEIAKKALAVFLFSMLVVIGSTFLLLVVQGGDLMDILYETVSATATVGLTRNYTGGLNFFGKMIIILTMYFGRVGPISLAFAFSTDKRRENSVVNPQEDVIVG, translated from the coding sequence ATGAAAAAAAGGAAAAAAACATTTTCATCTGTGCAGATTATCTTGCTGGGTTTTTTCGGATTGGTTCTGTTGGGGAGTTTTGTGCTAAGTCTGCCCATCAGTTCTCAAAACGGACAGCCTGTGCCATATATTGACGCCTTATTTACCGCCACCACCTCGGTATGTGTGACGGGGCTGGTCACTGTGCCCACTGCGTTTGCCTGGAGTGTGTTCGGGCAGGCGGTCATCTTAGTGCTGATTCAGATTGGCGGTTTGGGTGTGGTCACCGTAATGGCGGCATTTATGATTTCCTTAAAAAAGAAAATGGGTATGGATGACAGGATACTCATCAGCGATTCTTTTAACTTGAGTTCCATGGACGGGATTGCCGTTTTTGTAAAAAAGGTGCTTGCCCTTACCTTCACCATTGAAGGAATCGGAGCTTTGCTTTATATGACGGTGTTTATTCCCGAATTTGGATTGACGGGTATCTGGTTTGGCATTTTTCATTCTGTTTCTGCATTCTGTAATGCGGGGATTGATTTATTGGGAAGTGCAAGCCTTTGTCCGTACGTGTTGAATCCTGTGGTGAATTTTACCACCATGTTTTTAATTATTTCGGGTGGCTTAGGCTTTGTGGTGTGGTTTGACATTTTTGAAAATCTCCGCCACAAAAGAAGACGTGGCATTCGCTTTTTAAGCCTGCACAGCAAAATTGTGCTGTCAGTCACTACGGTTCTTTTGATTGGCGGCGGTATCGTTTACTTTTTGCTTGAGTGCAATAATCCGTTGACGATCGGCAATTATTCATTTGGTGAGAAAGCGATGGTTTCGCTCTTTCAGTCGGTGACCACAAGAACCGCAGGATTTGCGACAATCCCGCAGGAAAATCTGACGGGAGGTTCTTCGTTTTTGAGCTTGCTTTTGATGTTTGTGGGCGGGTCTCCCGCAGGTACGGCAGGTGGTGTCAAAACAGTTACGCTGTTCGTCTTGTTTATGACAACTTTGGCAGTGATTCGCTCCAAACGGACGGTGGATGTGTTTCATCGACAGATTTCTTTGGAAATTGCGAAAAAGGCACTGGCTGTTTTCTTGTTTTCCATGTTGGTGGTAATTGGCTCCACCTTCCTGCTTTTGGTTGTGCAGGGCGGAGACCTTATGGATATCCTCTATGAAACCGTCAGCGCCACCGCAACGGTTGGTTTAACACGTAATTACACGGGCGGTTTGAATTTTTTTGGCAAAATGATTATTATTTTAACGATGTATTTCGGCAGGGTAGGACCTATTTCTCTGGCGTTTGCGTTCAGCACGGATAAACGCAGAGAAAATTCGGTGGTCAATCCCCAAGAAGATGTAATTGTAGGATAA
- a CDS encoding DUF4432 family protein, with protein MSEINRKDTKKYMGNTIQMGGTRHYRLTDGITDGCRCIDVNTGSGFCYTVVCDRGLDISLASYKGTNLAFLTENMEAHPAHFDASGIEWLRTFSAGLLTTCGPTHLGPPCEDNGELLGQHGRWTSLPAKKVCDLSDYEAGILKITGELHDSTPFGHKIGIKRSISSQFGKSSVVIEDEITNEGGKECPFNLLYHINFGYPLLCEDAVVHVPSKECVGYDDYTKERMDEQASIKKPDGANAEKNYMHTFGGDTETVWIHNPELEGGLAVAISFDSKDLPYLTQWVLEDVKDYVLALEPANVPCESRDYLRKNGLLPFLQPGETKKFRVEINVISGNDEIEKKLG; from the coding sequence ATGAGTGAAATCAATCGAAAAGATACCAAAAAATATATGGGAAACACCATTCAGATGGGCGGAACCCGTCATTACCGTTTAACCGACGGTATCACCGACGGTTGCCGTTGTATTGACGTGAACACGGGAAGCGGTTTTTGCTATACCGTGGTGTGTGACCGTGGTTTAGACATTTCCTTGGCATCCTATAAAGGCACCAACCTTGCCTTTTTAACCGAAAATATGGAAGCCCATCCTGCTCATTTTGATGCGTCTGGAATCGAATGGCTCCGTACGTTTTCCGCAGGCTTACTCACCACCTGCGGACCCACTCACCTAGGTCCTCCTTGCGAGGATAACGGCGAACTCTTAGGGCAGCACGGCAGATGGACTTCCCTTCCCGCTAAAAAAGTGTGTGATTTGTCCGATTACGAAGCAGGGATTTTAAAAATTACGGGGGAACTGCACGATAGCACTCCCTTTGGTCATAAAATCGGCATCAAACGAAGCATTTCTTCCCAATTCGGAAAATCGTCCGTGGTGATTGAAGATGAAATCACCAATGAGGGTGGCAAAGAATGTCCGTTCAACCTGCTTTATCATATCAATTTCGGCTATCCCCTGTTATGTGAAGATGCCGTTGTTCACGTGCCCAGCAAAGAATGTGTTGGTTATGATGACTACACCAAAGAGCGAATGGATGAACAGGCGTCCATCAAAAAACCTGACGGTGCCAATGCAGAAAAAAATTATATGCACACTTTCGGTGGTGACACTGAAACCGTGTGGATTCATAACCCCGAATTAGAGGGCGGACTTGCCGTAGCCATCAGCTTTGACAGTAAGGATTTGCCCTACCTAACCCAGTGGGTATTGGAAGATGTGAAAGACTATGTATTGGCGTTAGAGCCTGCAAATGTGCCTTGCGAATCCCGTGATTATCTTAGAAAAAACGGCTTGCTCCCCTTCCTACAACCGGGAGAAACCAAAAAATTCCGTGTGGAAATCAACGTGATTTCGGGCAACGATGAAATCGAAAAAAAATTAGGTTAA